The DNA region AAAAAGGTTTATTTTCTAATTTAGGCTTTTCTGCACACAATTACTCAACGTTGCTGCACATTTCTAAAACTATCACCAACATTCCACAACAGTATCACCATCACTCAGATTTGGTCCCCCCTACCTCTCAGACCAGAATTGCACCCTTGGTTGGAGGGGTCGGGTTCGGGGAcaacaggatttcatctctgttattcgcagacaatgttgttctgttggcttctttGAACATGGACCTTCGGCATGCACTAGGGCagtttgctgcagagtgtgacacagctgggatgagaatcagcacctctaaGTCCGAGGCCATAGTGCTCCACCAGAAAAAAagatggtttgccatctccaggttggaggaaagtcctctTGATTtatcggtcaatctacgttcctactctcacctatggtcatgagctttgggttatGACCGAAAGGGCAAGATCTCAGATACACAGGGTGGcaggcgcacccttatagacagaGATGAGTCGCTGCTCCTCTACATTGAGAGAAGTCatctgaggtggctcgggcatctgttttggatgcctccaggacgcctacctaggaaggtcttccaggcatgtcccaccatgAGGAGGCCTTGGGGAATACCCTGGActtgctggagggactatgtctctcggctggcctgggaacgcctcaggatcccctttgaggagctggaggaagtgtctagggAGAGGGAAGTCTAGAGATTGctcctaatgctgcgttcacaccagacgcggaacgcgcgttaagcgcgagtgatttacatgttaagttcgaaaatctgaacttcagcggacattcgcgccgcgttaaccaatcaggagcttgctcttgtgggggtgtgattgtgacgtatcgcctgttgttggtgtcccaggggaaatcccccagcagacaccggtaagaagttcatcaaactgggctgggctcagtcagaagcaccgctgaaaacctccatcagccaggttcagtttctggaggagtctatgagcttaaagagctggatgcacctctgaaaggatgtagtggactcagacacggccctaaacatatcaacgctgtttatcatccttcataaagcacataaacactgttattttcttcataaaatccatgttagccatttagctatgaagctagagtcacggggcagacagaagccctgcccatcacgcgaatccgcgtctgttctgaaaataatttgacacgcaaatgaagcggggtttgacgtgcgaatgaagcgagtaacctcaaatgttcacgcggctatttacgtcTATATtacgaatagcgcaatttattggcaccttccgcgtctggtgtgaacacagcataagactgctgcccccacgacccaGCCCCGGATAAGCGAATGAAAAAGACATGACATGACTGTCACACTTTTATGACGTGtcttttcaaaaatgtttgtttgCAGGCAACCACGTTTACTGGCATTGTAGTATTGATACCAGCACCACTTGTGTTCCATGTCCGGCATTTACATACACTGACGAACCCAATGGTCTAGACACCTGTTTCGCCTGTACTGCTTGTGACACAGGTGAGAATGTTCCTCAAAACAAACACTTAAAGTAATATCTAGTTCATCACATATTTATATGATTCATATAAatcaaatacatatttatatgatttgTTTTTCACAGCCAATGGTCTGAGAGTAAAGAAGACCTGCACACGATCTTCAGATACTGTCTGTGAGCCACTAGCAGGATTCTACTGTATTCAGCGAAATAAAGACAGCTGTAAATTTGCACTAGAACACTCTAGATGTCAACCTGGACAATATATCAAACAAGCAGGTGTGTGATGATTACTATGATTGCTTACAATGGTCAATcagttaaacattatattatgCATATTAAACATTATACTTCATTATTTGATACAGCTGTTGCAGTACTTATTAAAGATAATATGGGAATAAATTCACATCAGAGGCTGTGCAGTACAACACAAGAGAAGACTCTAAACACTGCATGTATATCTAATTCACAGTATAAGTATAGTGCAGTATAGTTGCATCGGTAGTATTAGtataaatatagtaatataaCAGTCTTTTAATGTTATAGTAAAATGTAGAACAATGTAGTAACAGACACAGTGTAATGGACAGCACAGTCTGATGTACTGTATAGTAATGTAAAGTACAGCGTGCAAGTAATGCAGGTAATAATGCTTTAGTATTGTACACAAATTTTAACATATTTAGTGGAAAGCCATTGAGTTAAAAATTGTAGCAACAGAAAATTTGTGTGTTGTGAATGCATTCTGAGTGTAAAGATGAAGAGTTGAATTAGAAGAGTTGTGGTTTTTTGTGTTGCtcctattttaaaaaatgcaatatttgtaATGATGGACTCTCATTAGAAAGTCTATTTTAATATCTTTACAGGAACAGCTTTTACGAATACAGAATGTGGTAACTGCATAGAAGGCTCCTACTCTAATGGATCTTTAACCATCTGTCGACCACATTTAAAGTTAGTAGTTGTATAAAAATAGTTCAGTGAATTACAGGTTAAATGATGTGTTCCGAAAAGTCTGGAGATTATATAACCTTGTCCACATTTACAGTTGTGAGAAGGAGGGACGTAAAGAAAAAACACCAGGAACAGCGTCATCTGATGTTGAATGTGAGGATTCTGCTCCAGCTGCTGTCATTGTTGGACCTGTAGTTGGTGTTCTGCTGATTGCTGGATTGTTGACTGTTGgaatcacaatatattttatattaaaacataaaaaaacacagaacTTGGAACAGAACTCAGAACACAGAAGAGgtaatactttaatacttttagaAAGTCTAATCTTTTTAAGACTTTGCAGAGATGTTAATTTGTCTTTATGTTCTAGATAATTACCAAGTGCCACTACAGGAGAGTGCCTCTAATCCagtaagtaaaaaaaacctgagcTTTTCAggaaacgaaacaaaacaactTTAATTTTATCGGGTCACATGATGtagaatcagctcagactgagTTTGATAAAGATTGCATTTTAAGTTGGCTTGATCCTGCCAACATACTGAGATCATATTCAAAGTTAAAATTTGGCTCAtaaaaaactgaatgtttttccacttacttaaatttataatttctttttttaaaccatcACTTCTGCATATTAGAAgttattaatattacttaaagATTACTCCCAAGATAATAAATAGCCAAGAGATTTaggaaaatctatttaaaatgttttaatatatttctaaaaaatatgTAATGTGTTGTAGTTTAATGTAATTGTCTTTGTTTTTACAGACATCATCAGACTCAGTGACTCCGTTCATCACCTCATCATCTTTATCTCTATAAACAACAGAACATacattaaagtgtttttatttttaaaaactaagaggtgtaaaaatatattttgttaaacaaaGATCTTTTACAAAGTCATACTAatagtttcatttttttattttattttaaattatagaaataactGAAAGTATGGATTGCTTCATGAATGTTTGAGTTATAATTTGAACAAAAACATTCAGCTGAATGTTATGCTGGATTTTGTATTTAACGGTTACAAAAACTAATGGATTTTTTGTCCGTTTCAGTCAAATCTGCTGAACTCAGTACACTGCTTTTCAACCACAGCAGGGTTTTTATTATCATCAGAAATTAATTAACCAGATCTtaagtaatgtatttttattgggcCAGTTTATACAAATACGTCATTTGAGAAGAAAGAGGAAGAGAAGAAAGAAAGCAAAAAGTCTTTTTCTCTTTCACTTAACCTAAAATGATAGTATGCTACTGATCATGAAACTGACAAATAAATTCCACAATACATGCCATGGATTATAAAACTTGTGCAACTTTTTAGAGCAATAGGCTTAAAACCACTTCAATGTCATAAGTGCGATTATGGTAATTTTGTAAATAGATGTAAATAACCACAATTACTAGAAATCTAGACATGACAGACCAtgttgttattaaataaaataaaaaaacaggagaaaattgtACAGGTGTGGAAAGAAATGAGTTTGGGTCAGAATTTTTACTCTAAATCTAATTTCTAATTCTATACCTTTTGATATTTGTAGTgtcacaaaataatataatttagcaTGCTTCGCTTTGGCATTTATACTGTTGGGGATTTTCTGGATGCGGTAGAGAAACAAAACAACTATCTTCTGTTTGATGCTGGATTGCTTCAGAATACTGCAGATTCACTAAAATGGCTACTGTCAAGCTACACTACTGCTTGATTTAGCAAGTAGGTAGCTGCTGGAAAAGCTACATTAGTTTCTTTAGTAGCTGAGCTGCTGTCAGCTGAAAATATACTCGGGTAATAGCTAGCTAATCCCCAACACTGTATACTTTATGCTTTAAGGAAATGCATTGCTTTATAACTAGTTCTACAGTGACATTTTTGAATTAGCAGTGGGGGCTTTTGCCCAGCTCTTGAAACTAATTATTTTATCACATGACTTCACAGTCTTGTCTATTGCTACAACTATGCTGATATTGAGCCATATCACATGGCTTCTTATGTGATGTTCCTCATTTCATCAGAGTAAAAGCAAAACAGAAACATAAAACATGTTTGTTATAACACTAGAGAGTTAGAACatcacatacactcactggccactttattaggtacagcttactagtaccgagttggtctcccttttcccttcagaactgccttaatccttcatatcatatattcaacaaggtactggaaataattctcagagattttggcccaTATTAACATAATCACATAacccagttgctgcagatttgtcagctgcacattcatgacgTCATACGGGTCCCCGGTTGCAGAAAACAGACAGGCTGCAATGGGAAAGATGTCGTGTTTTGTGGTAGGATGCcgaattcgagtccaaaaatagaaaacttaacttttaccatacaccaaacagtgctttaataccgactgcagacgtctttggctaaaagggaactgaatgaagtgaggagctacttagaaatgctggactctgcagttctcatgtcatatcaggtaagttcacactatgctgaatcatacacatcactcgtttttgattgcagaaatgatttcagcaaaaacagttacatggtTAATTAAACAGCTGAcgctgaatgctaagaatgaaacgtgaagGTTACGTTTATAAAGGTAAACTTAGTTTTAtaatcacacattcattcagtgagaACTTGTGACAcattccctatattgtttaccacggcactttgaatattcggtctgaaataacctgcaagtttgacttgaaaacaacattaacactgtttatttgactgtgaacaatgttgtactttgatagtcattgacttAGACTTAGACTTAGAAAACTTTATTGATCCCGCAGGAAATTGCTTACGTAATGACTGCcataacacacaaaacacagaaacacaaaaccacaagacaaaataaataaattaaataagtgaaataagtCACATAAATCCAACCAATCTATAAAAAAGGAAACAGCCACAATACATAAGTATACAAACTATTATATAAGATATTACACTTAAAAGAATCAGTGGTAACTAATGCTATTAAGTCATATATcaagtaatgaaaataatattaacaaaaaccaataatattacacataaaacaattacacatAAAATATTTCGAGTAATAAAGTGATTCGTcactcatttaaaaaacaatgatattgcactaaaaatatttaagacccagTAAAAAAACGTACAAATATTGCACCTAATAGATTATTGCACATCATAAAACATAATGCACAGACTTCCACACACTAAAACCCGTAATAAGTAATATATGGCACGAGCAGCAAGGTATTGCATAGATTACTGTAAGGGTAAGTGACTGAGGGAGACGTTATGAAGTCTGATAGCAGTGGGAAGGAAGGATTTTCTGTGGCGTTCAGTGGAaaattttaaagggtcacgaaacaccaaaacacattttttgagctattgacagtcgtatatgtgtcccacactgctaaaaacactattacgacacctatatttcactaaaaagtgtaaattggttgtttttgcgttatttcaaacaaatttgtacttcctgtttgaaacgaatttttgaagctgcgtcacggtcatgacataatagcctgtattccagcgtgcagactgggcgtctgtgccagagtgagtcttattacgtcttacagcagtggtcaccaaacttgttcctggagggctggtgtcctgcagattttagctccaaccctaatcaaacacacctgaacaagctaatcaaggtcttactaggtatacttgaaacatacgGACAagagtgttgaggcaagttggaactaaaccctgcagggacaccggccctccaggaccgagattggtgacccctgtcttacagtgtgatgcattaatgcatgagtaaggcttggtttaaacaaatcagcgtgctctattgtgcaacttcattaatatttattagtgtcaccatctttacaccacagagacgccacattgtgttggcaaaacaagcgtgaagtgttgcttttatagtttgctgcagttaagttttgttttcattttctctctgtgaaagctcagagtcacgtgtggattaacagtgtacgtgacgctcgacaacaataatttacgcgtctaaggaggattattgtttacctgagagctgttctcatctgcaaacgctgaaatccggattccggatgtagtcttctcttcataaagacgcggctctagttgctggtgattgtcctgtctctacagatttggtaagtgagcgaccagtgctctttgtatattcagtttgttcgtatcaaattaAGCTAACTATTGCATTGAgagcaaacatgttagcaccgcattttgtgaccggaataacacacgcggctttcggacgctacttgccgtgtgcatctaagtttccgggaaatgctgagttttttttctgtcattcgctgtgctgtatcaaacattgcatgaaaaatacacgcttagagcagatcctcgaatcaaatatcgcgtttgtcgcgaggggcatgaatgaattccctgaatgaaagagccaaactgcagttaaagtccaacatttaataatttggcaaataattcgactacagatgtccatgtaggttaaacaccatccctttctcctgtgtgtattttgactgaaactcgcgcgtgcccaaatagacactcccacactttagttcctccgacactcccccctaaacagagctggacacgcccacttttccaaagtagaggtgtgaaaacaccctgctgaaacgagcgggtttcatggccctttaagctggTAAGTCTGTGACTAAAGGTACTTCTCAGCTCGTCAACCACATTATGAAGAGGATGATCGACATTGTGCATAATTGACCGAAGTCTGCACAATGTTCTCTTTTCGGCCACAGTTTCCATATTGTCCAATTCCTCACCCACCACAGAGCCAGCTTTCCTAATCAATTTGTTAAATCTCTTCCTATCTGCCACTTTTACACTACCACCCCAGCACACCACAGCATAGAAAATGCACACTACAGACTCATAGAACATACGCAACATGGTGTTGCAGACTCTAAAAGATCGGAGTTTACATAGGAAATACAGCCTACCTTGACCCTTCTTATATGTGACCAGAGAGTTCTTGGACCAGTCCAGCTTATTGTCAATATACACACCCAAATATTTATAGTCCTGAACAATCTCCACATCCACCCCTCTAATGGACAAGGGAGTAACTGGAGATCGTCGTGATCTTCGCAAGTCCACCACCAGTTCTTTGGTCTTTTGGATATTAAGCTGCAACTGATTCAGctcacaattcaattcaattcagctttatttgtatagcgcttttacaatgtagattgtgtcaaagtagcttcacataaatggtcatagtaactggaacagtgtggttcagtaactggaacagtgtggttcaggttttagtgtttaagttcagttcagttcagtttagctcggttcagtgtgatttaatcattactgagagttcaaacactgaagagccaattcatggatgcgtagctctaccaatcctgaaccatgcgaggcagtggcgacaggggagagggaaaaaaaacttcacctgatgggagtgaagaaaaaaaaaaaccttgagagaaccagactcagttgggcatgaccattttaatttctccgctggccaaaagtcttgtgcagaacttcattcgccgtggtttaggctggaagatggcctcagcgaagactcgtctgtccctggagcgtcgctggaatcagactcatgttctccactccccacgaccatcagcgcagcagcagctcaggatatggcctggtcccggatatggaatccttgggatcatcacgtcgctggtcttggatccaatcagtgactctgaggaccataatctgaggacctcgggatgagtatccccaggtgaaaatagagaataaagaaaataattagcgtagctgctgttcatagtgtatataagcaagatgcagaagccagtgtggaacccgctagatgatgcattgagtgtatgctttactaaacagataggtctttaatctagttttgaactgggagagtgtgtctgagcctcggacgttatcaggaaggctattccagagtgtaggagccatgaaagagaaggctcgacctcctttacttgattttgctattctaggtactaccagaagccctgaattttgagatcttaaagagcgagttggtttgtagcgagacagaaggttggttagataaacaggagctagattatttagagctttataggtgagaagtaatattttaaattcaatacgaaacttaacaggcagccagtgtaaggaggataaaattggggttatatgatcatattttctagacctggtcagaactctggctgctgcattttgtactaattgaagtttgttaatagaggatgctgggcagccagcaaatagagcattacagtaatgcagtctcgaagtcataaaagcatagactagcttttctgcatctgagatggatagcatatttcgtaatttagcgatatttctcagatgaaagaaggcagtttttgtgacatgggatatatggtttttaaaagttagattgctgtctaatatgacacccaaatcttttatagtagagctaaagctaactttgtatccctctaattgtaaattgagttgcgagatctgctgtgtgcaagatttaggcccaataagtaataattctgttttgtcggagtttaagagaagaaaattgttggtcatccagtctttgatgtctttgatacactcagttagtttagaaagttcagacgtctcgtcaggtttagttgaaatatataattgagtatcatctgcatagcagtgaaagctgatccaatgtcttctaataatgtctcacACCAGTCCACAAAACTGTCCACAGCCATCCTGTATTCCAAGTCGTCCCCACCCTTAATACATCCGACTATTGCTGAATCATCTGAAAATTTTTGCAGGTGACAGCCCTCTGTGTTATATTGGAAGTCAGATGTATACAGTGTGAAGAGAAACGGTGACAAAACAGTTCCCTGCGGTGCTCCAATGCTACACAGTACCGTATCGGACTTATTCCCCTGTAGCCGTACGTACTGTGG from Danio rerio strain Tuebingen ecotype United States chromosome 8, GRCz12tu, whole genome shotgun sequence includes:
- the zgc:153759 gene encoding uncharacterized protein isoform X1, which produces MFKFGLFLFVAAVITLNLEQCFSACARAEYEIKGECCPMCAPGNHVYWHCSIDTSTTCVPCPAFTYTDEPNGLDTCFACTACDTANGLRVKKTCTRSSDTVCEPLAGFYCIQRNKDSCKFALEHSRCQPGQYIKQAGTAFTNTECGNCIEGSYSNGSLTICRPHLNCEKEGRKEKTPGTASSDVECEDSAPAAVIVGPVVGVLLIAGLLTVGITIYFILKHKKTQNLEQNSEHRRDNYQVPLQESASNPTSSDSVTPFITSSSLSL